Within Quercus lobata isolate SW786 chromosome 5, ValleyOak3.0 Primary Assembly, whole genome shotgun sequence, the genomic segment aataaaataactgAATGACAAAGGAATAGTAACTTCATTCCTCAACCTGCATATCCAactttgaaatgaaaaatgataaagagGACTTACAAAAGCTATAAGGAACAGCTATCACAGAATCTGCAGCGTTGCATGGCCAATGCGCACAGTTTTTGGAagataaatgcaaaaacaacaATCTTAAAAGTTTTTCTTGAGTAATGCAAAATGCTCAGTTCagggatatattattttgtcCGAGTTGctctacttttttctttttttttttgatggggtAAAACTAAAGGACAGCTTTTCCTGCTTAAGTTTCTGAACCATAGTGAATACCTGCATTGAGATAAAGATTTAAGAGCAAATAATTGACAATGCAAATATGAATGACATATTATGAGTTCGCCAATCCaaaatgaatgaaaaggaaaagaaaatgccTTCCTAAGAATTAAATCCATTACTCACCTCCTAATTAAAAGCACATAATTTTGAACTGAAGCTCCAATTTTGCAACTAATGGGTCTAAAATTCACATAATTTGCTTTGTTTCATTCTaacttgtaaagttgtgatttacaactaatttgtgttggctttaatttcgtgccaaatttgattgtagttttattcaattttttgtatcctatatttatgtgggatttcattgtaagggttgtatgtgagagagtgtgtgtgaagACTTAAGACTTATTGAAGATCAAAGTTGTTTTCCTGGGTAGCTCTCAATAAGCCTTCCTgtgaagtgaagcatgtgctcagcatatgactggaatgcgaagagtcatgacagaTGGTGATAGTTGGTTTTCGCGAGTATCTCGTGTGTAAGACCTTCtcgcgagatactcgcgaaacattctgttttactaatttgtcatatctgatacaTCAGGTCTTTactcacactatatatacccacattatcCACAAATTGAGAGGAGTgattttcaaagagaaaaccctagccattaCCCTTAAGATGAGAGATGGtcatacccacaattctctacataatccattgtggtttttctcaactcctacctctctatATCTAAATCCTTAAGAGATTGATAGGCCAAACACTTACTACACTCATCTTcagtgtaaagtgaggttttggtattgctgggaagcattggaaaaAGCCATTTGTTTGGTAGATGCAATTGGGCTGAATTGCatgatccggagagctagaaaAGACAAGGCTTCGTTAAATCAGTTGGTAGCAGAAACTTGGAGGACTCAAGTACATGGgatagactaggcttggagggtcttttgttattcgtgtactccaactcattctctagtggatcgatttaccacttggagggcggcaaagagatttttcgccgagttcttcggtttcctctccGATAACACATTGGCGTgatatcttgtgtttgcattcttcttccctacccttatagctttcattttactgctgtgttttgatgaatatggcttagaatAGTTAtcttgtttatccgctcgcatttactcttttCCGTACttagtttaaattagaataaaatcAACTGAgctgtaattttaatttgggggtttaaacAACTCTTGTGTTTTCGCATAAATTCGAGCTTTCATAACTAAAGcttattagaataaaaaaactcaaaattcattTATAAAAGTATATCAGACACCTTTACATATCAGCCATAATGTATCTATGTTGGTGGCTTTTGCCATACCAGCCAACATATCATCTGCTTCATAGATTATCATTTTGGTCTGATAAAGTTCCCATTGCAACTGCAATGGAACATTGTAGCATTATCAATCTTGCAAGATAGAAAGATGTTTCACTAGACTctttcacccttttttttttttttcgtttttttaatttagcatTTTAGCTACTTCCAACTAAGGTGTAGAATTGTTTTCTAACCTATTGGAAATTGAAATGGATACTCAagataatagaaaaaagaaaacagtaaGCAAGAATTTTAGATCCAACTGCTTATATTGAGCTAGAATCATAACCAAATCCTATCATCTCCACAACTGATGATATTGACCGATGTATCTTAAACTTTCTACCATATCTGACTTCAGCAAATCAATGTGCCTGGACTTCATCTATTTCAGATACTGAACGTATTTTTTCACGGGGAGGGGCTAAAATCccagagtgagagagagaaagtaaggttttttttttttttttcattgttttgggtGGGAGGGTTGTGAGAGGAAACATTAAGGGTAGCAGAGATGATTGATTCATTACTTTTACATTAGCATATTATTAGCAATGAATTTATAGAAGGGAACATGGGGAAaaagagggattttttttttgcacatcCAAAATGGCCTAAATGGCAAATTTCAAAAAGGAAGTGGGTTAGCAAAAACTTTGCATGTTTATATGCATAATTAGCACTATTTTTACATCCTATTGCAATCACTTTATAATTCGACATTGCCATATCATGGAACACTTGAGGTGCAGGATTTAGACTACCTTTCTAACAGAAGATGTCAATCCCATGCTCGAAAGGGCCTTGCCATCCACATAGTTCCAAGTCATAGTTTCTTTGTCTTGTATCCCAGACAATTGGTTCCCCCCACCTTCATGCCAAGAGAAAGAAATCAAGGATCATGGATTGCAGAGTCATGAATGTGCGGAGAAAGTTCAAAGAGCTCCTAACACTGGAGTGTCCCAAGATCCAGCAAGTGTAACCTGATGTCAATCCAAGCCCAAATACTTTCCTTGAAGATTAGAATAACAAcccattattttaaattttttttattaattaagtcAGTTTGTCTTTATTTAGTGTCTCCTAAGATGAATCAGACTTTATGTTTTATTTCTCCTAGGCCGACAAGTAATTTATTGTGTTTCTAAGTTCCTAAGAGTCATATCTGACTTTGGTCAGATTAAGAGAatgtatttataattatttttcattttcctagGCTTGGGGGGCTGTTCCAAGCTTTATTTAAGCCTTTGgctgaatctaataaaaatcaaAGTATATTTTCAGAATTAAAAACCTTGTGTGTTTTTCAGAAGATTGATTTCTTCAAAATTATCTCTTATCCCTTGGGTGGATTTTTTTGGGTGGCGAGAATCAGTTTCTGTATCTCTTTGGTGGTGTTAATTTGTATTCCATAGAGTGGTGAGCCAAAATAGTTTTGTATCCTTAGCTAAATTCCTTGGAGTGGTGCTTTTTGTATTCCTTTGGGTTTACTTAGGTGGTGAGCTTATCTATCCTTTAAGTTATTGAGTGTTTTTTCTtatcccaaaaaaccaaaaaatataaaatatattcatCCAGCTTATTTCCATTTATTATATCGGTAAAGTTTGGGTTGCCCCTTACGAATCCGATATCAGCTCCCCTTCACtaaaggaataaaaataaaagaaaggaaaaaaaagtttgacaaGCACACTCTTGACACTAAAAAGATATGCAGCTATATTTAATgatatttccattaaaaaaatatactgCGTTACAATTTGTATCCTTTTCTAAATATAAGCAAGGTATAAATTTCACTTTGGCCCACCAACAAAAGTAAgatcttcaaaataaaacaatgaaGACAGAATAAAACCTCAGCAATGCATGGAAATGCCAGGAAAAAAGTATGGTGAAAATATGAGCTTTCCAGGTCACTAATTCAGTGTGCTAAAGGCCTAAGTGTTGGAAAATTATTGATGTTAgaatgaacaaatcttcatcCAAAACAGGACCATCGCTTCTTTTTTCTAATATCttacaaaataaaacaatgGAGACAGAATAAAACCTCAGCAATGCATGGAAATGCCTGGAAAAGGGTGTTGAAAAAATGAGCTTTCCAGGTCTCTAATTCAGTGTGCAAAAGGCCTAAGTGTCTGGGAGCTGAGCATatccaaagtccaaacacaCCAAAATTCCAAATGATTTCATTCCAATTTATATGCTTCTAAACACAAGGCAGCACTTcgaaaattttgagttttgctACTCATGTCAGGTTCAGATGAAACCATAGTTTTGTGCATTCCAATTGACATGATAAAATTTACCTTAATTATGATAATATGGTTTTATAAATCACCTATTATAATTGCATAATGAATATGATACTATGCATCATTAAGTGCCAATAATTCTGACTACTAGAATTTATTGCAAATAATGCTTCATATTTAAGAGTATAATTTGTTACTCAAAGAACAGCAACATTCAAATCTATTTATTTCATAAAAGCACACCCCTGTTACAAAATTTAAGAGAGAGCAAGCACAAACCTTTTAGATGTAACAACAACAGTCcacatatatttttagacaaatgTGAGAGAAAATATGGACAAACTCTCCAACATTTTTCCTGAAAGCTATGTCGCAGGTCTGTTTGGTATCAAGTCcgaaattgtttttcaaaaagtcATCAATTACTTCTCTCCTAGTGGCCAAATTAGCTTCTGCATCCAGTAAGACAGACAGGAATTCCAAGAGGCCAGCAAGCAAACCATCATCAGGCCTTTTTACAAGAAGAAATCTATTGTTAGTTTGTCTTCCCTCTAATTTTTCCAGACCTCCCAGTAACTTTCTACTGTCAATTTGGCTTCCCTCTAATGTTCTCTGACCTCCCAGTAACTCCACAACACATACAGCAGAAAAATCTTGTCTCTGTTTGACCATTACCCCCTTAAGTGGGAAATCTATAACCAATACCAAGTTATCATGTCTAAAGATTGAGAGTGCAAGACAGTGTCCAGATGCAGGACATGAAGAGCAGCTTGGGTTCAATGAAGTGCATACAGTTGCACCAAGCTCCATGAGAGCCTGATTGAAGTCTCCAGATCAGATAGGATCAACTAGCTTGGCTGCTAGTTTCCTATCACCACACCACATAAATAAAGCCAGAAGAAGATTAAAACATCAAACATGGACATGCATTAAATACACAAACTCCGGGAAAGATAATCAAATAATCATCCTGTCATCACTTTGATAAAATCATGAAGGTTGCCATAAGTGTGCTTAGTATGATCCATGATGCATATATGTTATCAGATAAATGAATTCCATTTTGTAATTAATTGGATCTTGGCAGGTTAAAGAAAAATTGAGGAATGAGTCTGCTTAATAAAAGGATTTTTAGCTTTTCTTTATCACAAGGTGGGAGAAACATGACACGTGGAATGCAATTCTTGCATAATCATTTACTAGCCATCTAAAGTTCTACCTTGATATGTTTAAAATCATATATGAGTAATCTTTGGCTTTATCCGTGTCTATGATGAGCAATATGTGGAAAAGACAGATTGTATCAATTCCTTTTTCTGTGCATAGTATCTTGCATATTGAATTACATACAGTAACATCAAGTAGGATGTAGTCATTCATATGCCTCGTTTGGAATGTAGTGCAAATATCGATTGCTTAATATACTATGTCTAGGGATAATCTTTAATGTCATGTCAGTGCCGGCTGAATAGTGGAGCAAGAGAGAcggtcgcctaaggccccaagttaaaaaaaagcccccaaattttaaccaatagggttatttataatcaataaataaaataatatttttttaccagatgaaaaacaaataaaaaatagaaaaaaagcaacgtctacaatattttttacaacacttttacaattatgctaagtagcaggttgttacAACCTGTTattgatggaaaaaaataattatagtgatatttaaaaaaaaaaaaaaaaaacaacttaaaacctaggatttattgtaaaaaaaattgtgaatgttgtacttctaaaaaaaaaataagaacaataataagagtttagttagcaaatttttactagttttcgTCTAAGTCCACTACTAACATCACTCTTTTACTTACTATTATCAATCTACCATATcaacaaatatgaaaaattttgtcaaattttttttgtttataaaatttctaaaaaaaaaagaaaaaaaattctacatagtttatgttaattagtagtaattttgaatttaaaacaagataatcaattttcgccttaggctCCCAAATACATCAAGCCGCCCCTGTGTCATGTTTGGTTTCTCATTGGGGATTGAGATAGAAAAACTGGAGTATAAAAGAAGGCTTCGAGGACTGGTTTCATTAGACTAACATGGAAGAAGAGTGGTAGAGTGAGCAAATTCTGATAAAGGAAATATATGCTAAATATGTTATTATCATATATCAATTGAGATAAATACATATATAGTTTCATGGTCAAAGTTGGTccccttcttcatcttctttttggttgttttatatataaattgttaGTTTAATCTCACTGGAATAACTATTTTAAAACCTATGATTTAGTTGCCTTACAAAGTTTTCTCTGGGGATCTTAATGTGATTCTGTGAATATTTCAGCCTCACAAAGATGCACACTGATGCAATTCCAATTTCAACAATAGCTGCAATTTCAGAGCTGTGCAGAACTTTCTAGTGAATGTGGGAATAGAAAAGACAGGTCAAACCAAAAGACATGAATGAAAGAAGCACATTATGAAGAGAGAGCTATTCTCAAAtgatttatttgagaaaaaccTTTCCCAAGAATTATTCAACACTTGGTTCTCAAATTCAGAGACTACTAGaattgatgtttttattttcaatcttAACTGGCATAAAGATTAGTTTATCCGCATGTTGAATATTGATGGCTTTGCCAATTGTCTATCTAGAATGATGGCTGCAAAAACTTCATCTAATTCTGTCACATTTCTTTTGATCATTGTCCTTCAAAAGAAGGATAATGTTGATTTTAGCCAGTAAAAGACAGAATAGTTACTTGCCTGCTCTGCTCCTAcaatagtaaataaatattGGACTGACTATTAAATGAACCATGAGCCATGACCATCTACTAAAAGATAACAATCCAATGTTTTCTGataaaagagatgaaaatctACAAGTAGACAATGATAACTAAGAATCATCTGTAAGTTTGGATtaactttacttttttattttgataacaaGTTTCCTTCTTTTTAGATGATTCAGAGGGTGCAGACATGGTGGAACTTGGATATTGATAACAACTCTCATTGTGCCTTTGGCTGCCACTAGCTGGAGCAGGTTGCCCCCACGCTTCACCTTCCAACCCAAGCCATGTCATCTCTTCAATTTCAGCCGCTAAGGACAGCTAGTCACTCGGTCAGAACTTGCAACATTTTGTGATGGCAAGTTAGCATCCTTAGAATCATCACTATCTTCATCGTCATTGGAGCTTGATGAAGCAAATCTAATGTTCTTGCCACGAAAATCCTTCTGTGCAGAGGAGAATGATTCGACACGCTGAGAAATAGAAGTAGCATCTACAGGTTTCTTTAAAATAGCAGTCTGTGGGCTCATGGCTTTTTGAATAGCAGAAACATGCATCCCCAAGTTTTGAATTCGTATACAAAGTTCTTCCTTGCTTGCAACGGAACGCCTCttagcaataaaattcaaaaacttatcaACTTGAATATTGTTAATatacttattcttcttcttcttcttcttcttcttcttcttcccatcCAAAGACTCTTCAACTTCAACACTCTCATTATTCTgactctgcttcttcttcttcctatgTATATACTTCCAAAGGAAACAAAATACCTCCTCACCGGTTATTTTAAAAACTTCAGTGGCATCAGATTTGAGTGAAAAATAGTGCAAGACAAGTGGGTGTCGCAACAAAGGCCCCAATTCAAGCTTTTCGAAGTTATCTACGCCTTCATTCTTACAGATCGCTACTTCCAAATCATACAATGTAGTAACTCTTTGAACCCCAACAAAGCAATGGATAAATGCATTTATCTAATAAgccaaaacaacaacaacaacaaaataaagacTATTATACATAAAATTGAAGCAGAATCAATAGAGTAATAATAGTATAAACCAGTACCTTCCCTTCAGTGAGCATAAGGCGGTGAAGACTGGGGACCTCCTGCATGGGAAAGCCAAGAGAGGACCAAGAGTCGAGATTGAGGATGAGCAGTGTATCCTGAGACACTTTCCATGCCGTCACACTATCTCCGGCCGCAATTATGTTGCGTCTAGCGTTAGTGACAGCGCGGTCCACCTTCTCCATGATCGAGTAGTATAGctttgttttgaaatgaagagcagttgttgttgttgttgttgaaggaAAGTTAAGGAAATAGTTGTTGGAGgccaaaatctgaaatttaaaGGTGGTACCGGTTGCGCTGCTGGAGGAGGCTGcttatgttgttgttgttgtttttgctgCTGTGAAAACTAGCCGCCGCCGGAGAGGTGGAAGCCAGAAGGGTGTCTGTACATAGGTGGTATGTTGGGAAAGAACCAGAGTGAAGAACAATTACACTATTGGGAGTGATGGAGAAAGTGTCTCTCTCCGGGTCAGCATCCTCTTTTGTGAGAGGCGagccaataaaaataaaagaccaaCTCAGGAAGGTTCCtcgaaaagaaattaaaaaaaaagaataagaaaaaaaagaccacAAGAAAGGAAAATCAATTAAGGAATATATGTACTATCACGCATTCTTAAAGTCGATGGTTTTCTAGAAGTACAAGCAATTGTAATGGATGGTATGAATCAGAATTTTAAGTCTTTATGAGAAAGTTTTACGAAAGAGaggagaaattaaatatttgaaaaagtctACAAACTCTCATTAGttacaaaaagaaataagaaaattacaagTATTTGACATTTTGACTTCACTATAATTAGTTTTCAACGGTTCACATtggttaaaataaaaaccaaaattctatttttgttcttatattttaagGTTATTGTCAATTTGATATCTACATTTTTGGTAGCAATCAATTTGGTTtgtgatgtttttaatttgcAATAATTTGATCTCTACCATCAactttattaacaaaaatagaCTACAACTTAAAACTAATATGGACTAAATTGAATACTGCTAAAATATTATAAGCAAATTGATTGTAATGAAAAACGTAAGtaccaaaatcatattttagcCTTGATATCAATTGGAAGATGTTTGCCACTTTAGCATCTGttaagaaaacaagaaaagcaAAACCCACCTAAACCAATAAGCgtaaaaagcaaaagcaaattCAACCCCCcaccccaacccccccccccacccccccccccaccccccccccccccccaaaaaaaaagaaaaaaaaaaggcacatgTAATGATTCTGCTCTCCTTCCGAAAATTGTGGTTTCACTTTCACTTTCACATTATcaattttccttttacttttcgGGTCTACTGATCATCAACTTTAGTATTGGGCCTAAGACACTGTCTTTTGTCTTTAAATTGGGCCATTCATGGATTTTGTTCCATCCATCACCTCTACTCTGCATATTAGCACCATAAATGGGTATGGTTCTTTTTGAAGCCCACattaaagacaaaaaattaaaagctctagaccaaaatcaaaatcaacatgAATTTCGGTCCCTCtttcatcagaccaagacaccaatcagtttttggtgtaagcggggattgaaccgcaaatctcttatacaaccatcagagactttaccagttgagctaactagaacccacaaaTTAGCGTTAGTTTGATTAAGTTTTTTAACATACAAgttcatgcaatttttttttttttttttctttttgtagagTGTTCATGTAATACCTACTATATATgcagccttttctttttctttttcttttgtttgcaATGTTTCACAAAATTTCCTTGGATATTTAGAAATAATGAGTAAATTAAATAATCTCTTTTGTCATGTCCTCTGATACCCAACCTTCGGTTTGTTTATAAATTCAATTGGGCTAAAGTATTGGTCCATGCAATTGACCTATGGAAAAAAAGGAATAGTgaagtgggattttttttttcttgagataGGAAACATAGGAATTTTATTCAtgtaaattcaaaaataaaacatctTGAGATACCGCATGTTCAATAAACATTAGGCTCTCTTCCAACCAAGTAACAAAATCATCAATACCAAGAACATGTTTAGTTAACAAATGGGCTAGTGTATTATCTAAGTGCCCTATGTGGGAAATAGTAAGACtcctgaaaatattgtagataatataatatacttttttggtaataataaattatatacctttttttttttcttttttttttacatagttTTGGATATTACATTATCAACATAGTTATAAATGAATTTATGAGATTATGATATTAgtgggacttttttttttttttttttttaacaaactaaAGAAGAAAGTATTTATAGGTATTTTTTGTGTTGTTAAAACTTGCTTAACTCACTAGTcactattgaaattatttttttcttaccaataatagccaataacaacctaccacttaaatttttttgtgaaaatattgtagaagcttttcttaattttaatttcttattctttatttttttcccttattttttttttcatccatacaatttcttcttttctttatttttttcccccccctcttttttctcctccacacacgtacccttactcttttctttttttccttcttttctcttttttccctacCACTTCCTCCAAACTCCAAAACATACCagagctctctttctttctctcttttttttcatcctttctcttttttctcttactTCTTCGTCCAAGCTAGAGAGAATAccaaagctctctctttctttctttctctctctcacaaacaaAGATTGCCAGTGGATAACTCGTCCTCTCCACCACCACTCGTTCTCCTTTCCACAGTGGCTCAGATAGGTTAGatttgctttttttgtttgtttgtttgattagtTTTGAGATTGTGATGTGAGTTTGTGTTTTGATTGTGattgagtttagagatgtttgagagagaaaaaatctaGAATGGTTGAGTTGTAGTCGTTGTGATTGTTGAGTAAAATTGAATGTTTTAATGGgtgtgttgaattttttattcccATTAATTCTTTTGCTAATGAATAATAGGTCATCAGACCAAGAGAACTACTGTTCATTAGCAAAcaattttttgctaatgaacagtGAATTAGAGAGACTGCTGGAGCAAGTTTCTGTGGGTTTACTATCCAAATTTGGGGTTTAGAGAGCTTGTTGTAGATGCTCTTAAGAACCCACGTATGGATAAAGCATGCATTTTGGtgtttaaaatacaattttttgaagGTA encodes:
- the LOC115992274 gene encoding protein NO VEIN-LIKE-like; amino-acid sequence: MEKVDRAVTNARRNIIAAGDSVTAWKVSQDTLLILNLDSWSSLGFPMQEVPSLHRLMLTEGKINAFIHCFVGVQRVTTLYDLEVAICKNEGVDNFEKLELGPLLRHPLVLHYFSLKSDATEVFKITGEEVFCFLWKYIHRKKKKQSQNNESVEVEESLDGKKKKKKKKKKNKYINNIQVDKFLNFIAKRRSVASKEELCIRIQNLGMHVSAIQKAMSPQTAILKKPVDATSISQRVESFSSAQKDFRGKNIRFASSSSNDDEDSDDSKDANLPSQNVASSDRVTSCP